The proteins below come from a single Mya arenaria isolate MELC-2E11 chromosome 6, ASM2691426v1 genomic window:
- the LOC128238183 gene encoding probable serine/threonine-protein kinase mkcB, with amino-acid sequence MASCSSCSHVCQSWSACSVTCGNGTRTRTNNRGCMDKDICSQPICQETSTMTTQGITREAANTNSTVAPTPFATSNATARRNITEASTMTTQGITREAANTNSTVAPTSFATSNATGRKNITASDTGNDLLPVKVAVPVGVCLFVAVVFTVFLLKRRSKRQSAKNGENVDVPTQLTDIPDCGTSTEKDASNIIDSDTDRSSTYDINPLYDSSNTEHYYNHVRRNETDIFPEYTSVIKRKHEHIESSNQYDYTTFNGAVGNDKTKEDLQ; translated from the exons ATGGCCTCTTGTT CATCGTGTTCCCATGTTTGTCAATCCTGGTCTGCGTGTAGTGTAACTTGCGGAAATGGGACACGGACAAGGACGAATAACCGTGGATGTATGGACAAGGATATATGTTCCCAACCAATTTGTCAAG AAACAAGCACAATGACGACACAAGGGATAACGCGAGAAGCAGCCAACACAAACAGCACTGTAGCTCCAACGCCTTTTGCCACATCAAATGCAACAGCGCGTCGTAATATCACAG AAGCAAGCACAATGACGACACAAGGGATAACGCGAGAAGCAGCTAACACAAACAGCACTGTAGCTCCAACTTCTTTCGCTACATCAAATGCAACAGGGCGTAAAAATATCACAG CCAGTGACACCGGAAATGACCTATTACCTGTGAAGGTCGCTGTACCAGTCGGCGTGTGTCTTTTTGTTGCAGTCGTCTTTACAGTTTTCCTTCTTAAACG ACGAAGCAAACGGCAGTCTGCaaaaaatggtgaaaatgtCGATGTCCCAACCCAACTCACCGATATTCCGGATTGCGGCACTAGTACAGAGAAGGATGCGTCAAACATCATCGATTCTGACACGGACAGATCTTCAACATATGATATCAACCCTTTATACGACTCTTCAAACACTGAGCATTACTATAATCATGTGAGGAGGAATGAAACAGACATATTTCCGGAATACACTAGCGTTATTAAACGCAAACATGAGCATATTGAATCGAGCAATCAGTATGATTACACAACGTTTAACGGTGCAGTGGGAAATGATAAAACCAAGGAAGATTTGCAATAA
- the LOC128238185 gene encoding uncharacterized protein LOC128238185 has product MPSCASCSDPCGSWSACSVTCGSGYRGRKNRRGCHDEETCTQPICPETRVFTTKEIYQGSVSTVSSTTFDISSPTERHKIAEPPKSSNSFKTVAITVPIVCVMLLILIVVTVYLVLRRRNRQQPDSIEQERNDKLQEAITPGTGYYNIEGQRNDGGYYNVCSSVTDHGSMENRRVVTPNSCKNPNKKDKENDQAVQNPENVSQYEKLQQAIYQNNETNDEPTRVYTDLILS; this is encoded by the exons ATGCCCTCTTGTG CGTCGTGTTCCGATCCTTGTGGATCCTGGTCAGCGTGTAGTGTAACCTGTGGAAGTGGGTACCGGGGAAGAAAAAATCGCAGAGGATGTCATGACGAGGAGACATGCACCCAGCCAATATGTCCAG AAACAAGAGTATTTACGACCAAAGAGATATACCAAGGATCAGTCAGCACTGTATCTTCAACGACTTTCGACATATCAAGTCCAACAGAGCGTCATAAAATCGCAG aaccGCCGAAGtcttcaaattcatttaaaacagtgGCGATAACTGTTCCAATCGTATGTGTGATGTTGCTGATCCTAATCGTGGTAACGGTATATTTGGTACTGCGACGAAGGAACCGACAGCAGCCTGATTCGATTGAACAGGAAAGAAACGACAAGCTTCAAGAAGCCATAACCCCAGGAACAGGATATTATAATATAGAAGGGCAGAGAAATGACGGTGGTTATTACAATGTCTGTTCAAGTGTCACAGATCACGGTTCCATGGAAAACAGGAGAGTTGTTACACCAAACAGTTGTAAAAACCCGAACAAAAAGGACAAAGAAAATGATCAAGCTGTTCAAAACCCCGAAAATGTATCTCAGTATGAGAAACTACAACAAGCTATCTACCAGAACAATGAAACTAATGATGAACCAACAAGAGTTTATACTGATTTAATATTGTCATAG